CTCTTGTCGTTTTggtcatcatcatctctctctctctctctagaatttcTATGGTCCAACCATCTTCATGTGcatttatttggtaaaaaataaataatttataataacaatctttttaaaaataattgaaaattacaaTAATTCATATTCAAACATTTTGTGCGGTTAGTACACgcaatcattttttaggaaaatactttttaagtTGGTATATTTCTTTGCGAAGCAAATGAAACCTTAAATAAATACGTCAAGTCATGTGTTGTGGTGGTTTTGCATTGGTGGCGAACTCGCGTGATCGACAATGATAAGGAACACGACCTATTTCGATGAAATGAGTGGGACCAACATGGTTAAGCTAAAAGTATATCAATTACCAATGGAATTATGATCTTGTTACTATAAtcttttggatttattttttaaaaaaggctaCCTAAAGCTAATCCCTTTGGTAATACCGCACTTAGAATTTcccattgaataaaaaaaaaaagtattataGAAGGGTGGATGAAAGGTGGGAAAGCACTACTGGGCCAAGAAAGAAGTTGGGTCGAGATTTCTGGAAaagagaagataaaagaaaggtAGGTGATGATCACCTGCCCAAAACAGGCTGGTTGTGGGGGGGCGACAATGACACGGGAGAGTTCAATGGTCCATCCCACAATTTTACATGTGCTTTTCAATCTGTGATTAAAGACCAACAACGAGGTCCGATGAACCGGTCGTAATTCGCGGCCGAGCCCACGGCGGCTCCACCCCGACCGGTCGATTCGGGTTTCGATTGACACGGTGCTTTTGAATTTGGCTCGGGCGATATCCCATCTTCATTATTATTAGATACTATTGTCGCACGCATGCACGGGAAAAGAAGAGACGATAGCGATTTCGTGATCGAGAGAACCCGTGATAAGATCATGGGAAGACTCGTGATAGCGATGTGGATCGAACCTAGTTTGTCCGTCCATCGATGCAACGGTGTGCCGGGCGATGAGCAAAAGGTTCTTGGTCCACGCTTATCTTACGGTCCACGTGCTAAAGACAtcgttttattatattttttttcttaaataataattaattctGGACCAATAATTAACCAATGCTCTAATTGCATCTCCATCGGCCCCCACATGCAAATGGACTTAATTTAATGTTTTAATAAATCATTTAAGCATGTTTAGCGAAAATAAATCAATCATCTAATCATACCTAACAAGCTGTATTTCTCAAGAATGGACAAGCAATGTAGATCAAGATGgacacatgttttttttttttaatattgtttttCCCTTCCTTGCCTTTTTTTAATACTTGTAACTTTATGCCAAGTGGCAAAAAAAACAAGTCATTAAAAGTTGCCAATGGATTCAACGATGATGGCTGCCTGCCTGCACATCCAGACAGCTATGATTCTTAAAAGGTTGGCTTGTACTAATCAAACGCAATTAAGGTTTGTCTTATTGCTAATGAATGGGGTGCTGTCGGTAGAACAAAAACTAGGCAAGTGTGGACtctttatttttccaaaaaaaaaaaaaatccagaaaatattattctaaaaacAATAGCCTAAATTAATTAGTCAATAGATGTTATTTTTATGatcaacaatttatgtctaaataattttgaatttctcattaatttatttatataagAAATATAagcaatcaattttattttatttttggtcaatatGAATATTAATACACTTCTCTATACGCAGAGTAGTTGCATCAAACCATCTATTTTTTATCCTTCGGGATCTGCTTTACTCTAATTATTGAATATTCTATGATCTCTCGTAGCCCTTCTTCATATGACAACTATGATGTCTCCGTGGTTGAAAGAACGTGGGTTCAAATGTATTGGACCAATCATGTGGATAAATATATGATAAGGATAAGGTACATCTTAATGATATTTTTCGACTTTAGATAAGAGATATTCaagaattttagttttttttttgtcaaacatgaATTTTAGTTCATTAGTTTATGACGATTATATAATTATTCGAATTAGatggaaaattatgaaatccaCATTCAAATCCACTTCTCTTATCAAGTAGGTTTCTTGCATTTCAACTATTATTTATGAGtaatttaccaaatttctcCCGCTATTCAAGAGGCTTGCTCGGTCCAACACACCCATCATCGGGTCTACCCCCCTCTATCATGTGTCCCGCTAATGCTTCTTTTGAGGTCGGCGAATGTTGCCTTGCCATTTCAAGGCTAGGTTAAGATTGAATGCCTTCGATTTGGTGGACGTGGCCGAGCCGTAGCCCGGCGCAGAGGCTCATGGTCGGACTCGAGCCCTTGTGAGCTTGAGTCTCTCGCCATTTAAATTTTCGAGGGATGAGAcgattttaaaaataatgtttttgTAGGGATATTTTCCCGAAtgttagaaaaattaataaccGAATTAGCGGATAGCGTCGACAACAAAATGCTTGAGAAATAGATAATTTTTGCGCAGTTCCGGCATGTGCCAAATAAATTATGGATTGGATTTCCAAACTTTCTAGAGCTTGAATAGCCAATGGAATTAACCACGCGGGCTCTTATTTTTGTCACCTTCTTTTGATGTTAATCACACCACTTAAAAAGGGACTCGTGGTAGATTTCTCTAGACTTCCATCTCTTCTACTATATAAACGGCCCGAATTGGTAGACAAGAATCCATAAGTTGTGGGTCACTTAAGAGCAGTTATGGGCTAGGCCCATGAAACTTTTGTGGCCCATGATCATGTATCCTTTcacttttgtgtttttttgtgtttgggggggggagaggggggtGGCGAATGTATCGTTTCACTTAGAAACAGCAAAATGAGTGCAAAATGAGGATTAGGGCATTCTTCGCATGAAGGCATTTGAATCCAAGATTGCAAGCTCAAGTGAGTGTTTTGTGTGTAATTACTATTGATGTTCAAGATAATATAATTTAGGGAAAGTTGTGGCTACTCGCGAAAAGAACGGATTTCCGCGTATTTTGGTATGATTTGGAGCTTGTGGAAGGGGACTCgtgtttttttagggaaaattccaaataaaagcttgatcaagggcatttacgccattttatttttgatttctttttttttcctttgtttcggTTGGCGAGGGTCACCGTCCTCACGGCTACGAGGGCGGCCTCACCTATGGCCGTCGAGGCAAGGCTGCCCTCGACGGTCGCGAGGGACACCTAGCCTATGTGAGGTGAGCCCTCGCCCGATTTGGCGAGTGCtgccctcgccgaccacaagCGAGACCCTCTCTCGCCGGATCTAAGCGAGGgtccctagaaaaaaaaaaggaacgaaaaaaataaaaaaaagaaataaaaaaaagaaaataacgaaaATGTCGTTGCTCggttctttatttgaaataagattcacttaaggcccttatttgagaaagtaagagcacttcaaacttttatttggaatttttcccgtTCTTTATACAGTCCTTAGTTTGGTTGAGATCGAACTCGTTCATGTTCTCTCGATTCGAGTGGATCCGTGCCCCGCGATTGTCCCCCTATCTCAATGCCACTAAATCTAGATGTGTTGCTTTTCTACAATTCTTGTTAGGTCCGACAGTACGGTGGGGTCACGGTAAATTTGGTACTTGACTAACCAACCACATGTGGACTTATTAGAGGACTATAATTTGCATATTAAAACAGCCGGGTCATAAAGCAAGGAGGCCCAAAACGTCGATCGGGTTGGCCCGATTTGTCTCAATGTGGCACCGGCCACAATTATTTAGCTTCGACCATTTTTTTGTTATCAATGCGATTTATTTTGCTTGTTCTCATCCAAAAGACTTTTTGTATTGTCTTTTGTTGCGTCGATAGGGTGTTTGGCGCATTTTGAGCACTCGATTAATCTCAAAAAGGTGAATTTCGATTATCCTCGGATATCATGCGCATTGGATCGTTACTTAAGAGTAAGACACACATTTTGTATTCCTACAATGACCTCAAGAGAATGCGCGGTTGTGGTGATTTGGACACGTGCATTGAGCGAGGAAGATGGATACGCTTTTCACTTGAGCAAATCCCTAAAATTCTCACAATGAATCCATGCTCGGtaaaattcaaatcacaaaTGTTATGAATCAGTAATTTAGAAAGGGAGGGACCGTTCTAGAGAAAATGTGGAAAGAGCTATGATGCCATTTTGACATGCATTGTGCGCAAATTGCATTTTACCCCTCCGTATTGCCATATTTATCATGGATTACCctggttttttcatttttacaaTATTTTCCGTAAGTGAAATCCATGATTTGCCATTGTTTACGGTGTGTcccataaattcttgaaagtAGGGAATAATGACACAACGGGTACCATACGACgctcatttgagtgtcataatcttattttttttcgaccacttaagtgccataacttcagAAAAACAtttagtgccataacttttcaatcaatcatttaagtaaaattttttttttaaaaacgttcaccCAAGTGCCGAAAATCCGACTTAATATAAAAACTTATGATGAATGTTTTTAAAGGTTATGGCACTCGGTTAATCGAATGAAAAGTTATATGGTATTCAAATGATCGgaaaaaaagattattgaaCTCAATCTGAGTGCCGTACATAAATTAATGTACTAGTTACAGAGTTAGGGCACTTGTGGTGTCATTTTGCTCGAAATCAATTAGTAATATCATTGCTAGCGTTGACTCCAGCCATTTGTCGCCCAGAGCTCTTGCCTGGGGAAGTTggaaagattgaaaaagtttagggtcaATCCCGAATAACTGTCAAAATCTGAGGCAAGAATGTAATTATTCCAGCAGCGTGGGGCGTGGACGAAAACCGCGACTCGCGCTCTCTTTCGTCCCTCGTCCCTCTGTCATCCCGTCGCTACGACGACGATGGCGAAGCTTCAGCAACACTCGATGACGCTCGCGCCGCTTTTGTCTCGAGCTCCTACTTCGAGACTTCGTCCTCGGCCTCTATTGAGCTCTTTCATCGCCTTCTCTGTCCCCGCCGTCCGTCCCGAGAGAACCCGCGTCCTCCTCCTTCGTCCGTTTTCTGATTCTCGGCGCCGGTTGCTGTGTCGAATGAGCGGTTCAGGTAATCTCGACTTCTCGCCTCGCCTTCTTTCGTCCTTAAATTTAGACGAGAATGGTGGTTTTGTTTTGGGTTTGATTTGAGTTCAGTTCGGACTTTCCGCGAGCAGCTGGTGTGTCCGTTGTTGCATTGCGCGCGTTCGATCAATTTTCGCATGCTGGAGTCAGTGGACtggatttttttctctttttgctgaTGCTTCTGGAATGAACTTTTGATATGGAGCGAACTTGTGGAATTTGGAAGGTAGACATGCGGAAGGGACCTAATCATGTGTTTGTTAGATATGATATCACAGCTCGAGCTTGAGAAGCCGGAGCAGAGGCCAGTCAAACGCGCGAATGGGATTTTCTGGATTATACTCTTAAACATTGGAATTTATGTAGCAGATCACTTGTTTCAGGTACTGAAATGATTGGGTTATATCATTTGGGAAACGGTACACTGTTGGCACTGATTTTGACTTGTTTAATCTTGCTACTAACTATGAATCCTTGTCGAGTGGCAAGACCAAAGAGCGGAGCTTGCGATCTTGTGTCTCCAAATTGCGTGTTAGGGAAATGCTTCAAGTTTCAAAGCAATGCTGCGGCTCCAATAGAGCAACTAGTTAGTTCTTGGAAGCTGAAGTAGGCCTATCAAAAGCGGGACTGCAAAAGCATCTTAGGCCCTAGGGACACTTCTCTGTCTCAGCATTCATTTTAGTTATGAAAATGTAATCCTAAATGAAAAGATAGGAAGGTTGGCTGCCTCTGTACCAGAGCTAAAGTTGCTCTAGGGTGTTTGACATGACGAAATCTTTAGAACTCTGAAGTCTAAAACATGAATCAATAATCAAGGTTGGAACTTTAGGGAGTGGATCCTATTCGGGTGTTGCATGTCCTGTTTGGTTGGACCATAAGAAATATGTATGTGGGTTTTCAATGGATATTAAAATGCCCCTTTCTTTTCTATGAGGACTCTCTTTCTTCTATCGACAGTACAGTTCATATGGTGCAGGCAGATTGATAAACTGTTTTCTGTTTCCTTCTTGGATTTTTAGGTCCAGGGAATCAAAAGTCTCTACTTGTACCACAATTGGCCTACTTGGTACCAGTTCGTGACAGCAACATTCTGCCATGCTGACTGGTGAGGCTATTACGCCAAGTTCCACTTACAGTAGTTACCTTCTGAATTTGTAAGTCTAAACATTGTGCCTTGTGTCTACCTCAGGAACCATCTCTCAAGCAACCTTTTCTTCTTGTACATCTTTGGTAAGGTCTTTTATGTTGGGATGGAATACTGGCTTTTGCATCATCGTGAAATTTGACTCTATTCTTTCTCTGTGGTTAGGTAAACTTgttgaggaagaggaaggaaatTTCGCGTTATGGTTCTCCTATATTCTAACAGGGGCTGGAGCAAACCTAGTTTCATGGCTTCTTTTACCAAGAAATTCAGTTTCTGTTGGAGCCTCTGGTGCTGTTTTTGGGTTATTTGCCATTAGTGTGCTTGTGAAGGTGAGCCAAAACCGCATGAGCTGATCAGCTATTCATCCCTTTAGGAAATCTTTAACTCATCAATTTTTCTGATTGAAGATGTCATGGGATTGGAGGAAGATCCTTGAAGTGCTTATATTGGGCCAGTTTGTAATAAAGAGGGTAAGCAGTCATTCTTCTACCAATCATATTTTGAGCATGTCAGAAGACTCGAAAGGTAAAAAAAGAGCTTGTGTAGCTTCGATCCATATTTATGCTAGTCCTGTGTCCTTGATAGGTGATGGAAGCAGCTCAAGCTTCAGCAGGTTTTTCAGCCTCTTTGCATGGAAACTATTCGTTACAGAGTATTAATCACATAGCCCATCTCTCTGGCGCTCTTATTGGTGTGCTTCTAGTATGGCTTCTTAGCAGAGTTCCTTCAGAATCTCCTAACCAGGATAAATCGATTCCTCAGAGGAAAACAGATGGAAAGTAATTATTTGAATTATCATGTATTTAGTTGAATGTGATCATATATGTAAAGTTATCTTTTGT
This genomic interval from Rhodamnia argentea isolate NSW1041297 chromosome 4, ASM2092103v1, whole genome shotgun sequence contains the following:
- the LOC115754001 gene encoding rhomboid-like protein 11, chloroplastic encodes the protein MAKLQQHSMTLAPLLSRAPTSRLRPRPLLSSFIAFSVPAVRPERTRVLLLRPFSDSRRRLLCRMSGSDMISQLELEKPEQRPVKRANGIFWIILLNIGIYVADHLFQVQGIKSLYLYHNWPTWYQFVTATFCHADWNHLSSNLFFLYIFGKLVEEEEGNFALWFSYILTGAGANLVSWLLLPRNSVSVGASGAVFGLFAISVLVKMSWDWRKILEVLILGQFVIKRVMEAAQASAGFSASLHGNYSLQSINHIAHLSGALIGVLLVWLLSRVPSESPNQDKSIPQRKTDGK